In one Dreissena polymorpha isolate Duluth1 chromosome 7, UMN_Dpol_1.0, whole genome shotgun sequence genomic region, the following are encoded:
- the LOC127837741 gene encoding N(G),N(G)-dimethylarginine dimethylaminohydrolase 1-like, with product MTMTMTNTMKSSAFSYNYAIICRVPRSFADRGVTSNPIDYQRARDEQAQLVDVLRKCSLNIIELEDDEDYKDCCCVEDCAVIIGGTALITRPGLKVRQGETKEIRRVLKNDLKLRIQEINDGSATLDGGDVLFTGKEIFVGIGKNTNEQGAQAVAEAFPEYVVVPLYMEKTKALHLKSLCSMAGRQVIAISSSQCGMEIYKQIKMQAQFSYELLKLDSDAAANMIYVNGHLIHRTRDEIPDVCWSVLDEKILNPRHHTSITELEKARVTLSSLVLLIHKEKRARKLVSNLQDQDMDRYATIKTLK from the exons ATGACCATGACCATGACCAATACCATGAAATCATCCGCGTTCTCCTACAACTACGCGATTATATGTCGCGTACCCCGAAGTTTCGCAGATCGCGGAGTTACTTCGAATCCAATTGATTACCAACGGGCGAGGGACGAACAGGCACAGCTTGTGGATGTTCTTAGAAAATGTTCGCTAAACATCATCGAGCTTGAGGACGATGAAGATTACAAAGACTGCTGTTGCGTGGAGGACTGTGCAGTCATCATAGGCGGCACTGCGCTCATAACCCGCCCTGGTCTGAAAGTCCGACAAGGGGAG ACAAAAGAAATCAGAAGAGTTCTAAAAAATGACCTCAAACTAAGAATTCAAGAGATCAATGATGGCTCAGCAACACTTGATGGTGGCGATGTGCTATTTACAG GCAAAGAAATCTTTGTTGGCATTGGTAAAAACACGAATGAACAGGGTGCCCAGGCGGTGGCAGAGGCGTTCCCAGAGTACGTAGTGGTGCCCCTGTATATGGAGAAGACCAAGGCCCTCCACTTGAAGAGTCTCTGCAGCATGGCGGGCAGGCAGGTGATCGCTATCAGCAGCTCACAGTGCGGCATGGAGATATACAAG CAAATCAAGATGCAGGCCCAGTTCAGCTATGAGCTGTTGAAGCTTGACTCGGACGCTGCGGCTAACATGATCTACGTAAACGGCCACCTGATTCACAGGACCAGGGACGAGATACCGGACGTCTGCTGGAGT GTGCTAGATGAGAAGATTCTCAATCCGCGCCATCACACGAGCATCACAGAGCTGGAGAAGGCACGCGTTACCCTGTCCAGTCTGGTGCTTCTCATTCACAAGGAGAAGCGCGCGCGGAAACTCGTGTCCAACCTCCAGGACCAGGACATGGACCGCTACGCCACCATCAAGACTCTCAAATAA